Part of the Ammospiza caudacuta isolate bAmmCau1 chromosome 3, bAmmCau1.pri, whole genome shotgun sequence genome, TGAAAACTGAAAGCTTGAAGGATTTTAGAATGCTTTGAAACTTTTAATCTTACTGTAATACTTGTTTTTCTTGGTCGCTGGTGATGCTACTGCAAGCTGACATTTACCCTTCCTCCATGAAGCCCATGCTGAAGAGGTGAAACTAAAGTTGTTTTGTAGTAGTGCTGCTTCTTACCTCTGACTGAAAAAATTTACAAAGTAGTATGACATTGTGAAAATAGTGTTTCTTTTGTTCCCAGTGGACAAGGCAGAGCATGTTGAAGgatgtgaaagaaaaataaaaagttcaaGAAGGTAAAGTTCAGTAATCCTATCGGGAAATTGGGTCAAAAAGTGAAGAGGTGTTTTAGAAATCTCCAGCTGAAAGCCATTGAAAACTGGACTTAATTTATAAGCTTGTTTGTATTTCCAGGGGCAGTTCTGTTTAAAATGGTTCATGTGTTGAGAATGTCAGTGCTCAAagtggggttttgtgtgttcTAACAATAGCTGAGCTCAGAAGAAAACTTACTACTAGCCCATGATAGCAGCTACTCCTTTCTTGGAAAAGAGTGTGAAATTTTTTATCTTAATTGTGTGCTTAGTTGGTCCCCAATGTATCAGGCTAATCTGGATTATAAAGTTTTTGTTAAATTATTGTGGATCTCCAGCAGCAGGTGTCTGGTGAAAGTGTGCATGTGGTTGCCACAATAGATCTGGAGTTTACTTCTAGATGTAACAGGGTTAGTAGTTAAGAACAGGCTGAGGATTGTATCATAAATTCAGCTCATGCAAAATGGTAGATTTTATTAGGGCTTCTGTTATACTGTGGGCTTCTGTGATGCTATGTGGCAATGTCATCAGTGTCTCCTCTTGATTTCAGTTCTGTTTACATTTTATTGTTCAGTTCTAGCCCAGTGTTGGGCCAGAACCTCACTCTTGTTTTGAAACCTTGTCTTACATATATTTTTGCTCTCCCACTCCTGTCTGCTTGTAGTCAAAGTGTTAGAtttggcttctttttttccctctgtttctgACATACAgcagtttttttcccttgtgttcATTTTGAAGTATTCtctttgtggggtttgtttgttttctggaaTCATACCTGTTTACTTATCTTCTGAGAATGATTAAGGGGCAATGAAACTTCTTTTGTAAAATGAATAGCTATTCTTTTGTGTATTATTGGCAGGTGATATTGGAAACTATTACTATGGACAAGGACATCCAATGAAACCTCACAGAATCCGAATGACTCACAACTTGCTGCTAAACTATGGCTTatacagaaaaatggaaatttatgTAAGTATGGGCAACATGATGTCCACTGAAGCattttaagttatttttcaAGAGCTTCAAGTATTGTCACGCAAGTAAGTGGAGAGAGGTGGAAGTGAAAATAGAGAATATGTAAATAGTGTGTTCAGAGCTCTTTTGTTTAGAAGTGAAGCAGTATTTAATGCAGTTGTATATCACAACAGAGTAGTCCTTGCTTTATGTAAAACACTACTAGTATAATTTTCCTTTCACCATTTTCCCTTCAAAGTAGGTGGGACTTCTTTCAGGTTGTCTGTTTTAACACAGCTGATTTTGCAGAGCACTCTGATTTGTTTCTTTAACTTGTTCTTGTTATCAGCGACCCCACAAAGCAACTGCTGAGGAAATGACCAAGTACCATAGTGATGAATACATCAAATTTCTCCGATCAATAAGGCCTGACAATATGTCTGAGTACAGCAAGCAAATGCAGAGATGTAAGTGCCAGCATCAGCCTAAGTCTATGTGTACATGCTTTTATGGTTAGCATTGTTTGAAGCTCAGTATCCACCAGTACAGAGAAATATTGTAACAAGAGTAAGTAGCATGTGCCTGCCTTTAGCTGCACTTTTCCATGAAAAGCAGTCAAAAGCAGTCATCTTGACAAAAATGTTCTTTAAGCATATGTAAGGATTTTTGCCTCTCCTTTCACAGGGTGTATTCTAGATGTGAAATACTGTTGCTAATGCTAAGGCTTGACGTGCAGATTGTGAACTGTTTGTCAAAGTGCCTTGAAATCTTGCTTAAAAAAATGGCTTTTAGAATACTAGAGGAGTAAAAGCAATGTGTGAAAATGTGTTTATGTCAAGAAAAGGACTCATACCTCTTGTAGGGAGATAGTAAAAATTGTACATCATTCATGTTCTCCCTTTCTATTCATTTATTCCTTTAATTATAGGAATGAGCTCCAAGTAGTGTTAGGAATGCAGTTTGACAGCTATTATATCAATTTTAAAGGCAGTATTGTAACCTCTTTATGATGCCTTATTGccagcaaattatttttttaagtagttgTACTCTTTTTAACATGACCTATGTTAATCAGCATTTCTTcaaaaatctaaaaattatCAAACTTTTTCTTTCAATGAGGAGACAAATCTTCCAATAGAAACtaaaaataatcttaaaataaaatttaaaaaaatctagttTGGAGTTATGCTGTTGGGACTCTGCAttgttttcagtgtttaaaaTAGCCTGATAAGTGAGATGGgggaaaagtaattaaaatgcTGAATGAATTAGACAACTGTGTTATCCATGTGTATATCAATGCTGTTGcaatggtatttttaaaaaatactacaTTTCTTATACAGTTAATGTTGGAGAAGATTGTCCTGTGTTTGATGGCCTGTTTGAGTTTTGTCAGCTGTCAACTGGAGGTTCTGTTGGTGAGTATAGGTTGTTTGCCAACTATTTTATAGCTTTACTGGGTTGATATCAGCAACTTAACATTTTGATTGTGCATCTAAAAATGAAGTAAATATAAGGgtttttctatatattttaaaaatattcctatCAGTTACAGACTGTAAAATATGAGACATGTCAAGTATCTCACTCAGTATCAGTAAGAGATTTGTTCTAAATcaacttatttaaaaaataaaatatggttTTATGTAGCAAATTTAAAGGCAATCAGAAATTTCTGACTCcatttgcttttattcttcTGTGTGTCTTCTTACAGCTGGGGCAGTAAAATTGAACAGACAACAAACAGACATGGCTGTCAATTGGGCTGGGGGACTTCACCATGCCAAGAAATCGGAGGCATCTGGTTTCTGTTATGTCAATGATATTGTGCTTGCCATCCTTGAGTTACTGAAGTAAGTTTGTGATAGGCACGagttaaaattaaagaaagtgTTAAATTCAGCTATTTAAATGTTTGAAGGTATGGCTTATAGTTATTATTTGAGTGAGTTTTCATAGCCCATGTTGAACTTTTACAGTTTCAATTAAGAAAGCTCCAAGCTCTTCCTGGTTTGACCTCAGCAagatattcaaaataaaatacagacaAACTGAAAAGATAACTAATAGGAGATAAATCCAAGCAACAATGCACCCTGTAAAACACCATATGCTGTAATTCTAGATGGTGGGGAAGGACTAGAGTAGTGGACTTTAGAAAGTGGATAGGCTTACTtgctttctgtaaatatttctgtaaagtCTCCCATTGCTACACATGGGGATAGAATAGTGGGCTAGATGGATCACTACCCTGATCCCTTAAAGCAGTCATTTGTACTCATAATCTTACACCCATTTGGTTTCACAATATGTCTTCTTGTTTCCTGTCACTTGATTTGTTACTGAATCAAACAGGAATATTCAGGGAAGATCTTGCACTGAGCTTCCTTGGATTATTACATAAATTAATATGGCTAGttttaataaataatgaagTAGCAGCTGTCGTGCTGTGACTGCAAAATAAGAAATGAGGAATAATGAAGAGTGATCATATAACTGACTTGAAACAGTACTGCTTCACTAAAATTTCAAGTCCTGAGTGTTGCTTTTACTGCTTCAGAGGACTGTATCCTTACTAATAACACATAAATCCCATTTATTAGAAAAAATGTTTAAGGTATTCCACTCTTCTGAGTAGGACAGCTGATTTTGCTGGTGAGGAATGAGGGAAGTAGCTATAATCTGGAAATCTAGAGATGGAAAATGTTTCTAAAGACACTAAGATTAGTTAATATTAGCACATTAAGACATTCATTTTAATGGACAACATATATTCAGGAGCTGTCTACAGTCtatgaaatataattttctgtGGTCCAATCTTGAATTTTTTTGCTTAATGTGCTTGTGAAGGAAGGAGAGAATCTTGTGAATAGTTATGGGTTGTGTAACCATGGGAAACTGTCCCTGAAATTATGGATGCTCAAACTCTCAGTACTGTGCAAAGCATGATGAAAATGCATCTTCTGATGACAGACTTTCTTCTTTACtggaaaacataaaatttaAGGGATACTTGTTGTTTCTAGTGCTCCaatgcttaaaataaaacactgatTTCTTTATCCGTCTCCAACTGTCCTGAAATTTGCAGTATTTAAGAAAACAATAAACAGTAGTGTAATAAATTTATGCAAATTAAAGTGCAATACATTTGAAAATAAGAATGTGCCTTTCTCTACAAGCTGGAGAGGTGAAGAAGAAAAGTCAGTGGAAaataagtatttattttttgcGAGCTTATGGAACACAGACTGTTTTTGTAATTACTGAGAAGGCAGAAAGAAAGGCCTTGGGGTTAATGAAGGGGTTGAGTTCAGCAGATGTGAACAACAAAGCAATGTCAGCAAAAGCCTGAGGTATAGTTTCTACAGAATGAGATAGTTTGGGGTGAATACTAAATTCCTTATTTTGATGAAGATAAACTTATTAATGTTTTTCAAATGTGCCAAGAATTCTGAGAGCGTATGGTCATATCAACCAAAATCATCACTGTGATCATAATCTTGGATTTTTGTGTCTGattgggggggttttttgttagtgtttttcttgtttgctcTCAGTATAACAGATAATGATGATTTCTTATATGTTCTTTCTAGGTATCACCAAAGAGTGTTgtatattgatattgatatcCATCATGGTGATGGTGTTGAAGAAGCATTTTATACCACAGATCGTGTCATGACAGTATCATTCCATAAGTATGGTGAATATTTTCCAGGCACAGGGGACCTTAGGGTAAGGTCGAATATAAAATTTCATTAGGTGATAAATTCCCTCTTACTGCCTTCCTTGTAGATACTTTTTTTTGCACTTCACTAAAATAAGTATGTCCAATAATTGTATGCAACAGTaagttttcagaagaaatgttAGCCTTGAGTGATGTAGAGTTGGGGAATCTTAGGAAAAATAATACGGAATAgtagagaaataaaatatttatttctacatGAAATTAACACCTTCACTTCTGGATAAatatgctgaaatattttttcaattattattaGTTTAATTCACACAGATTTTGGAGATGTCTCTAAGAAGACAGTGTGGTATATTTATGATTATCTGTGCATATCAATTCTGCAGCTACAGTGAAAAGTATCTGTTTACAGATTACCCTTTAACAGTCACAAGGCTTAAGCTACAGTTTGAATTTACTGTGTTCTATTTGACTAGTAATACAGTTGACTCattttgggaatatttcttATGTCATGAAGTGTGTTTTGAGTTCTCATGATGCTCACCACCTAAGAACTTTAGCGTGCCCCATGTGGAATTGTGTACTGATCATTATACCTAGATTGAGAGAAGAGGGAGCATTTGCCCATGAAGAATTATCATTATAGCTGTTGTAGAATCTCTGGCAAAGCTGAGACAGGAAACCAATTTTCCTGGCCCTTCATATTAATTTTAAGTTAGTCATTGCTCATGTTAGACACTTGTCTGTTAGAACAGGAACTTGTTCCACTTCACAGCTTGAAAGAGTATTAGAAGTATTAGAATTAATATATTCCTAGCTTCAAACTCATAAATTAAATCTCTTTTATCAGAGGCACTCCTGGGATATGGCATTCCTCTGCTGTTAGCAACGTTGCACATTAGTTTGTGCATACAGTTAtaaaccttttttaaaaattgtgaaCACTTCTAACAAGTTGGCCTGCAAAAATGCTGTTCTGGGAGAGAATTCACTGTTTTCCTAATACATTTTAACTGATTCATAGGATAACAAATATTCGTGTTTCAGCTAATACTCCTGAAAAGTGTATTTCCCAGCCTGTTGATGATTCCCAGAAGGCACAGGAGTGAGTGGAAGTTGAGCAGTGGGGTGCAAAGCATTCAGTTCAGTGTAGTTGTTGTTGCTGAATGTTATTATGGTTGTTAGATTCTATTAAACTGTGTTCTAAATTGATTTAGGAAGaaatcagattatttttatttgggtGGTTTAACTCGACTGGCCACAAGGTGGGGTAGTGGTGCTTCAAAGTAAAAGCAGCTCAGACCAGGATGTTTATGATGTCAAGCTGTTGTTGCTGAATTTggctagattttttttttttttttttttttttttttttttttttttttggaagggtTAGATATCTTGGCTTTTTAGAAGCAGCACTTCCCGTTGACAGGGAAGTTTGTGGACTCTTCACCTCACCACACCCAGAACAAAGAATTAAAAGATAGCATAGTTGAAATAAATGGAAGACTATTTTATGGGttttgagatttattttttcagcagtGTCAGTGAAAAACAGTATCTCAGGCATGGAAACTTTTTTCCTGAGCTGCTAGTTAGGATTTTGAAATGAGCACTGTCTGCATGCAGGCTCTAGCTGGCTTTAGTGTGATTATTGCATCGCCATAAGGATTTTTCCTATCTCCAGAGATTGCAAAGCTAACTGAACTGAAGGGAGAGCTAATTCTCTGAAAAGTCAGTGTTCCTTCTGGAGGCCAGTATTGTGTTGCTTCCTTCTGCCTAACTTGATCTGCCATTGATGGTTATTTTTATCAACTTTTCCAGCCAAATCTCTTTGGTTTTTTCCAATGGGCTGTTTTACAGCTTGTTTCTGTAATTCTTTAGTTAGCTGATCTAGTTTGCTGATCAGGTTACATTTATTTGATGCAGGAACATATCATGTGTCAAAGGATGGTACTGTGATTGCAGCTCTGTCAGTGTAGATGAATCTGAAGTTTTCTAGTTCAGCAGCTTTCATCCATTTTCTACTGAATATGTTGTTCAGTCTAAACTTCCAATGTCCTCATTAAGTTATTTGGCCTTTTGCATATCTTGGATGATAGCACAAATTTTGCCATTTGTACATACACATCAGTTGAGACCATAGTTCTTCATAGTGGCCCAGGTTCTGTGAGGCAGCAGTTTGATCTGTTGGTGAATGGAGGCTGCCAGAATGCTAAATTGTTTCTTCAGGTTTTAAAACTAATGCAAGCATCAGCTACAACAAAGGTCCATTAAGTAGCTCAAACAATTACTCTGTTTAGATGGAAGTTGTGTGAACATTTGACTTTGCTGTGTTTTAGGATAAGATCAATTTAAtgatttttggctttttaatcTGTAAAACAAGACGAGGAGAGAAATGACCTCATGAACCATTGGTATTGActtgctggaaagcagctgtgcGAGAAAGAGGACTCCTGGTGCACAAGTTAACCATGAGCCAGTTGTGTCcttgtggccaagaaggccaatggtgtcctggggtgcattagGAAAAGCATAGCCGGCAGGTTTTGGGAagggatcctgcccctctgctcagccctggtaTAGCTAAATCTggggtgctgtgtccagttctgggttCCCCAGTAtaagagagacatggagctcctggagtgaGTCCAGTGGAGAACAACAAATATGATGAAGCAACTGGAGCACCTCTCTTAGGAGGAGAGGTTAAAGAAGTTGACCCTGTTTATCCTGAAGGAAAGACTCAGAGTGGACATCATTAATACTTACAAATAGCTCAAGGGTGAGTGTCAAAAGAATGGGATCTGGTGAGTAAGGGGCAATGgacacaaactgaaacacaagaAGTTCCATCTGAATATGAGGAAAAACTACTTTAAGGGTGACAAAAGCACTCAAGTAGTCCAGCAAGGTTGTCACGTCTCCTCTGCATATACTGAATGCCCACCTGAATGTGATCCTGTGCAATCTGCTTTATCAGGatgttggactagatgatctccagaggtccctttcTACAATTCTGGCCATTCTGTGATCACCTCAGAAAATTCAGCATGTGAAAGTCTAGATGATTCACTCTGGGAAATTCTGGATAACTTGTGCTTCAAATCAGCCAGAGTTGAGTTCAGCAGGGGTCTTTAGTGTCACTCATCTTGCAATACTATGAAATGTTAGTAATGTGTTATGGCTAAAAAACGTCAACTGTTAACATTGTCTGTGTTTCACTGGGCCACTTGTCCCCCTCCTCATCTTTGTCCTTTCCCCCTCACACCCTCAGTAAAAGTTGGTTACTGGAAGTGGCACATTCTTGATACATTCTCTGCTAAGGAGGCTTTGTTCAGGAATAGGGAAAAGTCAATAACTTTCAATAGGTAGTGTTGAGAAGTTTAGTATTTGTGTTGTTGTGTTATGCTACACATGACCTGTAGTTTTTCTAGGATATTTCTGCAGAACTGTTGTTTGCAGAAATAGTTTACAATCAGACTGAACAGGTTAATTCTCACTGTCTGTTCTGCATTGCTGTCTGTCTATCTGTGTTGGTGATGAAATATATGGAAGAAATGGGAATGTGTGTCAAGCTGAGATCTTTAGCTTTTAAGGCGATCATCAAAATAGGGGTGGTGGGATTCAGGGTGTAttcacttgatttttttttatttttttttagtaaaccTTTTCTCTTAATACTTAGGTTGTCTAGGAAAGCTGATAAGATAAACTACTGTAGTTCTTGGCTTGACCCCTGATGGAACTGAGAATAATTtgcatgtttgttttttgggggtttgttgtTCATTTAAGTCATCTCAGTTTCTTCAAGAGCCCTTCTGTAAGTGGCCCCTAttggatttttcttctctcccttttgATGCAGCTACTTCCTCATCCTATGTTTAGGGCAATAACATGGTTTTAAAAACCTATCCAAGACCAAATCTTCTATGCAACACTGAAAACATGGACCTTGCTCTTCTTGGTTTTCATACTTTTGTTTACTTAGCTATTATTACCAGATTAAACTGATTGGTTATGATTTGTCTTTTTGTCTTAAATCTTTGAATTCAAAAATTGAGTGTACTTATTGCTATTTTAATCTTGGTGTCCAACTACTACACTCTAAAATGATTTTATGGGAGAACAGGAATTGAGTAAACTCTGCCTCTTATCCCTCGCAGACATGTGTAATGGTACAGAATAGCTCAGCAGACTTGTGTAGGCTTTTTTTCATGATACCATACCatgtatttttgtgtttgtattAAAGCATTTATCATCTTTGCTTGTAGGACATTGGTGCTGGAAAAGGCAAATACTATGCTGTCAACTTTCCAATGAGGGATGGTATAGATGATGAATCGTATGGACAGATATTCAAACCAGTGagtgctttgttttttgtttttagacTCTCTGAAAACTactggttttgtgttttcatgATGTCAGTTAGTGACTCACTATTTTATATTGATTATAGATTATATCTAAAGTAATGGAGATGTACCAGCCCAGTGCTGTGGTATTGCAGTGTGGAGCAGATTCACTGTCtggggacagactgggatgCTTTAATCTTACTGTTAAAGGTAAGCAGAGAAGTGTCTGTTTGTTGTCTGTAACTTTTTACTTATTAGAAACCT contains:
- the HDAC2 gene encoding histone deacetylase 2; protein product: MAYSQGGGKKKVCYYYDGDIGNYYYGQGHPMKPHRIRMTHNLLLNYGLYRKMEIYRPHKATAEEMTKYHSDEYIKFLRSIRPDNMSEYSKQMQRFNVGEDCPVFDGLFEFCQLSTGGSVAGAVKLNRQQTDMAVNWAGGLHHAKKSEASGFCYVNDIVLAILELLKYHQRVLYIDIDIHHGDGVEEAFYTTDRVMTVSFHKYGEYFPGTGDLRDIGAGKGKYYAVNFPMRDGIDDESYGQIFKPIISKVMEMYQPSAVVLQCGADSLSGDRLGCFNLTVKGHAKCVEVVKTFNLPLLMLGGGGYTIRNVARCWTYETAVALDCEIPNELPYNDYFEYFGPDFKLHISPSNMTNQNTPEYMEKIKQRLFENLRMLPHAPGVQMQAIPEDAVHEDSGDEDGEDPDKRISIRASDKRIACDEEFSDSEDEGEGGRRNVADHKKGAKKARIEEDKKETEDKKADVKEEDKAKDSSGEKTDAKGAKSEQLSNP